A DNA window from Sphingopyxis macrogoltabida contains the following coding sequences:
- a CDS encoding membrane dipeptidase: protein MSASTAFANQPSRRSATLNDARRLQDSTLLVDQLDGSAMTDEYLDMLESAGVDIWQGHGMSSFSNATTMLNFFDKHAKRLVLVKSVRDIRQAHQDGKIGYLVGWQSATYLTNETDEWGLPPIENLRTFWELGLRICGLIYNNTTVFGGGSLDPTLGLSRAGRRLVEQIHKQRIVLDGSRPSRWCNFGCGRGPSSGGFGGDV from the coding sequence ATGTCGGCTTCGACCGCCTTCGCCAATCAGCCGTCCCGCCGGTCCGCCACCTTGAACGATGCAAGGCGGCTCCAGGATTCGACGCTGTTGGTCGATCAGCTCGACGGGTCCGCGATGACCGACGAATATCTGGACATGCTGGAATCGGCAGGGGTCGATATCTGGCAAGGTCACGGCATGTCCAGCTTCAGCAACGCGACCACGATGCTGAACTTCTTCGACAAACATGCAAAGCGGCTGGTACTGGTAAAGAGCGTGCGCGACATCCGGCAGGCGCATCAGGACGGCAAGATCGGCTATCTCGTCGGGTGGCAATCGGCCACCTATCTGACCAACGAAACCGATGAGTGGGGCCTCCCGCCGATCGAGAATTTGCGGACGTTTTGGGAGCTCGGTCTTCGGATCTGCGGACTGATCTACAACAACACCACCGTCTTCGGCGGCGGATCGCTCGATCCCACGCTGGGGCTGAGCCGTGCCGGCCGGCGGCTGGTGGAACAGATTCACAAGCAGCGGATCGTCCTCGACGGGTCGCGTCCGTCAAGGTGGTGTAATTTCGGCTGTGGCCGTGGGCCATCGTCAGGCGGCTTTGGCGGTGATGTGTAG
- a CDS encoding ABC transporter ATP-binding protein, with amino-acid sequence METVLSISGLGKTYKSGHQALAGVDLDIAKGEIFALLGPNGAGKTTLISIVCGIVTPSAGTVTVAGHDHARDYRAARTMIGLVPQELHTDAFETVMATVTFSRGLFGKPRDPAFIEQLLRDLSLWDKRGSKIMELSGGMKRRVMIAKALSHEPEILFLDEPTAGVDVELRRDMWNMVRGLRERGVTIILTTHYIEEAEEMADRVGVISKGRLILVEEKNALIKKLGRKTLTLNLAEPLEAVPADLAQWNLALAGEGHELVYEFDSQAEATGVPSLLRRMSDLGIQFKDLNTKQSSLEDIFVGLVHETKAEQAA; translated from the coding sequence ATGGAAACAGTCCTCAGCATTTCCGGCCTCGGAAAGACATATAAAAGCGGCCATCAGGCGCTCGCGGGCGTCGATCTCGATATCGCGAAGGGAGAGATTTTCGCGCTGCTCGGCCCGAACGGCGCGGGCAAGACGACGCTGATCAGCATCGTTTGCGGCATCGTCACGCCCAGCGCCGGAACGGTGACCGTCGCCGGGCACGACCATGCCCGCGACTATCGCGCCGCGCGGACGATGATCGGGCTGGTGCCGCAGGAACTCCATACCGACGCGTTCGAGACGGTGATGGCGACGGTGACTTTCTCGCGCGGGCTGTTCGGCAAGCCGCGCGATCCCGCTTTCATCGAGCAGTTGCTGCGCGACCTGTCGCTGTGGGACAAGCGCGGGTCAAAGATCATGGAGCTGTCGGGCGGGATGAAACGCCGCGTGATGATCGCCAAGGCGCTCAGCCACGAACCCGAAATCCTGTTCCTCGACGAGCCGACCGCGGGCGTCGACGTCGAACTGCGCCGCGACATGTGGAATATGGTCCGCGGGCTGCGCGAGCGCGGCGTCACGATCATCCTGACCACCCATTATATCGAGGAGGCCGAGGAAATGGCCGACCGCGTCGGGGTGATCAGCAAGGGGCGCCTGATCCTCGTCGAAGAGAAGAATGCGCTGATCAAGAAGCTCGGCCGCAAGACGCTGACGCTCAACCTTGCCGAGCCGCTGGAGGCGGTTCCCGCCGACCTGGCGCAGTGGAACCTCGCGCTCGCGGGGGAGGGGCATGAGCTCGTCTATGAATTCGACAGCCAGGCCGAGGCGACGGGGGTTCCCTCGCTCCTGCGGCGGATGAGCGACCTTGGCATCCAGTTCAAGGACCTCAATACCAAGCAAAGCTCGCTCGAGGATATTTTCGTCGGGCTGGTGCACGAGACCAAAGCGGAGCAAGCGGCATGA
- a CDS encoding ABC transporter permease, with translation MISNFRGIRAIYQFEMARFGRTFWTSLMLPVITTALYFVVFGSAIGSRMTEVSNVPYGAFIVPGLMMLTMFTESISNASFGIYMPKWTGTIYEMLSAPMSPLELLVAYVGAAATKSVIIGAIIFATAHLFVDVQIAHPLLMAAFMVLMAVTFCLFGFIIGIWAQSFEQLQVIPMLVIYPLTFLGGAFYSLDMLPAAWRTITLFNPVVYLISGFRWTFFGQGDVGIGVSMGAVSLFLALCLAVIFWMFRTGYRLKN, from the coding sequence ATGATTTCCAATTTTCGCGGCATCCGCGCGATCTACCAGTTCGAAATGGCGCGTTTCGGCCGCACCTTCTGGACCAGCCTGATGCTGCCGGTGATCACCACCGCGCTCTATTTTGTCGTCTTCGGCTCGGCGATCGGCAGCCGGATGACCGAGGTCAGCAATGTCCCCTATGGCGCGTTCATCGTGCCGGGCCTCATGATGCTCACGATGTTCACCGAAAGCATCAGCAACGCCAGCTTCGGCATTTACATGCCGAAATGGACCGGGACGATCTACGAGATGCTGTCGGCGCCGATGTCGCCGCTCGAATTGCTGGTCGCCTATGTCGGCGCCGCGGCGACGAAATCGGTGATCATCGGCGCGATCATCTTCGCGACCGCGCATCTCTTCGTCGATGTCCAGATCGCGCACCCGCTGCTGATGGCGGCGTTCATGGTCCTGATGGCGGTCACCTTCTGCCTGTTCGGCTTCATCATCGGTATCTGGGCGCAGAGCTTCGAGCAGCTTCAGGTGATCCCGATGCTCGTCATCTACCCGCTGACCTTTTTGGGCGGCGCTTTCTATTCGCTCGACATGCTGCCGGCGGCGTGGCGGACGATCACGCTGTTCAATCCCGTCGTCTATCTGATCAGCGGGTTTCGCTGGACCTTCTTCGGGCAGGGCGATGTCGGGATCGGCGTCAGCATGGGCGCGGTTTCGCTGTTCCTTGCGCTGTGCCTCGCCGTCATCTTCTGGATGTTCCGAACCGGCTACCGCCTGAAGAATTGA
- a CDS encoding integration host factor subunit beta, with protein MIRSELVQKIASENSDLRLEEVERIVDAFFDSIVDQLASGGRVELRGFGAFSTRSRESRTGRNPRTGAPVAVKAKAVPYFKPGKEMRERLND; from the coding sequence ATGATCCGGTCGGAACTGGTTCAAAAGATCGCAAGCGAAAACAGCGACCTGCGCCTTGAGGAGGTCGAGCGCATCGTCGATGCCTTTTTCGACTCGATCGTCGATCAACTCGCCTCTGGCGGTCGCGTCGAACTGCGCGGATTCGGGGCGTTTTCGACCCGCAGCCGCGAATCGCGCACCGGCCGCAACCCGCGCACGGGCGCACCCGTCGCGGTGAAGGCCAAGGCGGTGCCCTATTTCAAGCCCGGCAAGGAAATGCGCGAGCGGCTGAACGACTGA
- the rpsA gene encoding 30S ribosomal protein S1 → MATTAFPTRDDFAAMLDESLGGADGGFEGRVVKGTVTAIENDLAVIDIGLKSEGRVPLREFAMPGQKADLNVGDEVEVYVDRVENANGETMLSRDRARREAAWDRLEEEFNKEARVEGVIFGRVKGGFTVDLGGAVAFLPGSQVDIRPVRDVGPLMDLPQPFQILKMDRRRGNIVVSRRAILEETRAEQRSGLIQNLEEGQIIEGAVKNITDYGAFVDLGGIDGLLHVTDMSYKRVNHPSEVINIGDTVRVQIIRINRDTQRISLGMKQLESDPWEGVAAKYPVGAKLSGTVTNITDYGTFVELEPGIEGLVHVSEMSWVKKNVHPGKIVSTSQEVDVIVLEVDSDKRRISLGLKQAQSNPWGAFAEEHPVGSVVEGEVKNATEFGLFIGLPGDVDGMVHMSDIAWGISGEEALHLHRKGENVQVVILDVDVEKERISLGIKQLEKGAPAVGGGVAAAGSLKKNDIVTVSVLEVRDNGLEVQAGEDGATGFIKRADLGRDRDEQRAERYQVGQKFDAMVIGFDRSKKPNFSVKAMQIAEEKEAVAQYGSSDSGASLGDILGEALKAGKKD, encoded by the coding sequence ATGGCCACTACGGCTTTCCCGACGCGCGACGATTTCGCCGCGATGCTCGACGAATCGCTTGGTGGTGCCGACGGCGGCTTTGAAGGCCGCGTCGTCAAGGGCACCGTGACCGCGATCGAAAACGACCTGGCAGTGATCGACATCGGCCTGAAGAGCGAAGGCCGTGTGCCGCTTCGCGAATTCGCCATGCCGGGCCAGAAGGCCGACCTCAACGTCGGTGACGAAGTCGAAGTCTATGTCGACCGCGTCGAAAACGCCAATGGCGAAACCATGCTGTCGCGCGACCGTGCTCGCCGCGAAGCCGCGTGGGACCGCCTGGAAGAAGAATTCAACAAGGAAGCCCGCGTCGAAGGCGTCATCTTCGGCCGCGTCAAGGGCGGCTTCACCGTCGACCTCGGCGGTGCCGTGGCGTTCCTTCCGGGTTCGCAGGTCGATATCCGCCCCGTGCGCGACGTCGGCCCGCTCATGGACCTGCCGCAGCCGTTCCAGATCCTCAAGATGGATCGCCGCCGCGGCAACATCGTCGTGTCGCGCCGCGCCATCCTCGAGGAAACGCGCGCCGAACAGCGCTCGGGCCTGATCCAGAACCTCGAAGAAGGCCAGATCATCGAAGGCGCGGTCAAGAACATCACCGATTACGGTGCGTTCGTCGACCTCGGCGGCATCGACGGCCTGCTCCATGTCACCGACATGAGCTACAAGCGTGTCAACCACCCGAGCGAAGTCATCAACATCGGTGACACCGTCCGCGTCCAGATCATCCGCATCAACCGCGACACGCAGCGCATCAGCCTCGGCATGAAGCAGCTCGAAAGCGATCCGTGGGAAGGCGTCGCCGCCAAATACCCCGTCGGTGCGAAGCTGTCGGGCACCGTCACGAACATCACCGATTACGGTACGTTCGTCGAACTCGAACCCGGCATCGAAGGCCTGGTCCACGTCAGCGAAATGTCGTGGGTCAAGAAGAACGTCCACCCCGGCAAGATCGTTTCGACGAGCCAGGAAGTCGATGTCATCGTCCTCGAAGTCGACAGCGACAAGCGCCGCATCTCGCTCGGCCTCAAGCAGGCCCAGTCGAACCCGTGGGGCGCGTTCGCCGAAGAACATCCGGTTGGCTCGGTCGTCGAAGGCGAAGTCAAGAACGCGACCGAATTCGGCCTGTTCATCGGCCTGCCCGGCGACGTCGACGGCATGGTCCACATGTCGGACATCGCGTGGGGCATCTCGGGCGAAGAAGCGCTGCACCTCCACCGCAAGGGCGAGAATGTGCAGGTCGTCATTCTCGACGTCGACGTCGAGAAGGAACGCATCAGCCTCGGCATCAAGCAGCTTGAAAAGGGCGCCCCGGCCGTTGGCGGCGGCGTTGCCGCAGCGGGTTCGCTGAAGAAGAACGACATCGTCACCGTCTCGGTCCTCGAAGTCCGCGACAACGGCCTCGAAGTGCAGGCCGGCGAAGATGGCGCCACCGGCTTCATCAAGCGCGCCGACCTTGGCCGCGACCGCGACGAACAGCGCGCCGAGCGTTATCAGGTCGGCCAGAAGTTCGATGCGATGGTCATCGGCTTCGACCGCTCGAAAAAGCCGAACTTCTCGGTCAAGGCGATGCAGATCGCCGAAGAGAAGGAAGCCGTTGCACAGTACGGTTCGTCGGACTCGGGTGCGTCGCTTGGCGACATCCTCGGCGAGGCGCTGAAGGCCGGCAAGAAGGACTGA